Genomic segment of Microbacterium sp. M28:
ACGCGCTGTGCGATGCGCTCGGCTTCTACGTGATCGACGAGGCGTTCGACGAGTGGGAGAACCCCAAGAACAAGTGGTGGCAGGGGCACAACGTGTACCCGCCGAAGCACGAGGGCTACGCCACGCACTTCCCGCTCTGGCACGAACGCGATCTGCGCGACATGATCGCCGCGCATCGCAACCACGCCTCGATCATCGCGTGGAGCACCGGAAACGAGATCGACTACCCGAACGACCCGTACGCGAGCGAGCTCTTCGAGGAGATGACGGGCAACAACGACGCGAACAAGCCGGCGCAGGAGCGCGTCTACGATCCGAGCAGGCCGGACGCCCGCCGGCTCACGACCATCGCGCGTCGCCTGGGCGAGATCGTGCGCGACGCCGATCCGAGCAGGCCGGTGACGCTCGCAGCGGCCTTCCCCGAGCTCTCCGGCCGCACCGGGCTGCTCGATGACCTCGACGTCGTCGGGTACAACTACAAGGAGCACCTCTACACCGACGATCACGAGCGCTTCCCCGACAAGCCGCTGCTCGGCAGCGAGAACGGGCACGGCTACGCGCAGTGGCGCGCCGTCGTCGACAACGAGTTCGTCGCCGGGCAGTTCCTCTGGACGGGGATCGACTACCTCGGCGAGGCGCACGGCTGGCCGATCCACGGCTCGGGCGCCGGGCTGCTGACGCTCGCCGGCTTCCCGAAGCACGAGTGGCACCTCCGCCGCAGCTGGTGGTCGGATGAGCCGACCGCGCGTCTCGTCGTGCGCGCGCATGGGACGGATGCCGGTCGCAGGACGTTCTGGGAGCATCCGGTGTCCCGTCGGTGGGCGTCGGACGGCGGCGACATCGAAGTGCTGGCCTTCGCCGCCGGTGGTGACCCCTGCCTGGTGGTCGACGGCGCCGAGGTCGCGCTGGCGTTCGATGACGACGGGGGGTACTGGCGCGCGGTCGTTCCGGCATCCGCTGCGTCGCTGAGGCTGGAAGTGACGCACGACGGACGGGCGGCGGCGGTGGACGAGCTGCGTCCCGCCGGGTCGCCGGCACGACTGGATGCCGCAGCCTGGCGCGCGCCCGACGAAGCCGCGCGCCGATGCCGGGCCGCCGGAATCGACATCGACGACGTGGTGCAGATCGAGTGCGCGCTGCGCGGCGTCGACGGCGAACTCGCGGAGGGGGAAGCGATGGTCTCGGCCGCAGTCCTGGACGGAGCGCTGCTCGGCCTGGAGAACGGCGATCTCGCCGACGTCACGTCGTACCGCGATGCCGAGCGCCGCACCCGCGACGGTCGGCTGATCGTCTACGTGCGCCCGGGCGATCAGACCGGTGTCCGGCTGAGCGCCACCGGTGTCGAGGCTGTTACGGTTCAGCTATGAGGGGTGCGGTGCCGAGGCGGACGTCGCGAGACATCCGCAGCGATTCGATGGTGGACGTCCTGCACGCCGTGCTGTCGGCGGGAGAGACGACCCGCAACGAGATCGCGCGGAAGACCGGGCTGAGCGCGGCGACGGTCGTGACGATCGCCGGCGAACTCGTGGACCAGGGCATCATCGTCGGGACCAAGACGACGGCGGGTCAGGTGGGAAGGCCGACTGCGATGCTCGCGATGAACGCGGATCGAGGCCGCGTCGTCGGCCTCGACGTCGCCGAGACCTATGTGCGCGGGGTGCTCTTCGATGCGGCGCTGAACCCGCTGGCTCAGATCGAGCGGGCGCACGACGAGCGCCTGCTGGAACCGGACTCGATCGTCGAGGCGATCGGGCTGGTCCTGGACGACCTGCTCGCTCGGGAGGGCGTCTCCCGCGAACAGGTCCTCGGCGTCGGGATCTCGCTGCCCGGCCTCATTCAGGAGCCGACCGGCATCGCGGTCGTCGTGCCCAACTGGGAGTGGCGCAGCGTCGAGCTCGAGCATCTGCGTGAGCGCGTCGGGCTGCCGCTCGTGATCGACAACCCTCTCAAGGCGATGGTCGCGGCCGAGCTGTGGCTCGGACGCGGTCGTTCGGCGTCCAGCATGGCGACGGTCAATCTGGGCACGGGCGTCGGCGCGGGCATCGTCCTGGAAGGCCGGGTGCTGCGCGGCTCGACGAACTCCGCAGGGGAGTGGGGGCACTCGCTGCTGCAGCTGGACGGGCGGCTGTGCCGTTGCGGTCGCCGCGGTTGCGTCGAAGCGTACGTCGGTGTGCCGGGCATCCAGCAGACGCTGCGCGAGATCGCCTCGGAGCATCCGCTCGCCGACGTCGATCTGCAGCGGGATTTCATCATGGAGCTCGCCGAGGCCGCGGCCGAGCCGGAGCAGGATGCCGCCGCGCGCGAGACCGTGGCCCGCACGGCGTACTACCTCGGTTCGGCGCTCGCGGACCTCGTGGCGATCGTGAACCCCGAGGTCATCACGCTGACGGGCTGGACGACCTGGGCGCTCGGCGACCTGCTCCTGCCGGACGCCGCGGAGCGCATGCGCGAGCAGTCGCCCGGCCGCGCCGGCACGGCCCTGGCGCTCGAGGTGTCGACCGTGCGGGGCAACCCTGTCGCCTCGGGTATCGCGATGATCGCTCTGGAGCGCTCACTCGTGGATGCCGGGCTGCTCACGTCGCGCATTCCGGTCGCCCTCTGACGGTCCTGAACGCGTTCAGGTCGCGAAATCTGTCGCTAAACGACGCATTCAGTGACAGAAATCGCGACCTGAGTGGGCGGAAGCGGGGCTACGCGAGTTCGATCACCGACCAGGACAGCGGCGGAAGCGTGGCGCGAACGGCGCCGTCGACGACCTCGGCGCCGGCCAGCGGCACCATCCCCACGCGATCAGGAGCGGTCTCCAGGTTCGCGGTGTGGCGGTCGCCGCCCTCCGGGATCGTGAGCGTCTCGGCGCTCGCGATCCGCAGGTCGCCGAAGCCGCGCAGGTCCAGGGTGAGGTCGTTGGACGTCTCCAGCGACCGGTTCGCGACGAACACCACGACGCGGCCTGTCTCCTCGTCGTACGTCGCCGCGGCGTCCACGGCATCCACGTCCCCGTAGCGCTTCGTGCTGATCTGCGACGCGTTGACGGCGAGGCGCAGGATGCGGCCCTTCGCGAGTCGTGCCATGCGCTCGAACGGCCAGAAGCTCGTCTGCCGCCAGGCAGCACCGCCCTCCTCCGAGCGGATCGGCGCGATGACGTTGACCAGCTGCGCCTGGTTCGCGATACGCACCCGATCGCCGTGCCGGAGCAGGCTGTTGAGGAACGTGCCCACGACCACGGCATCCGTCACCGAGTAGGTGTCCTCGATCAGGCGCGGGTGGGTGCGCCACGACTTGGAGACCTGGTGCGGCTGGTCCTCGGTGTCCAGGCCGCGCTGGTACCAGACGTTCCACTCGTCGAACGAGATGTCGACCTGCTTGGTGTGCTTGCCCGCTGCCTTGACCGCGTCGATCGTGGCGACGACGCCGTCGATGAAGGCATCCATCTCCACGGCCTCGGCGAGGAACGACTCCGCATCGCCGTCGTGCTCCTGGTAGTACGCGTGCATCGAGATGTAGTCCACCTCGTCGTAGGCGTGCGTGAGGACGGTGTGCTCCCACGATCCGAACGTCGGCATCTGCCGGTTCGAGGACCCGACCGCGACGAGCTCGATCGAGTCGTCCACGAGCTTCATCGCCTTCGCCGTCTCCTGCGCCAGCCGGCCGTACTCGGACGCCGTCTTGTGGCCGATCTGCCACGGGCCGTCGAGCTCGTTGCCCAGGCACCACAGCTTGATGTCGAACGGGTCGGCGGCACCGTTTCTCCGGCGCAGATCCGACCAGTACGTGCCACCGGGGTGGTTCGCGTACTCGACCAGCGCGCGGGCCTCGTCGACACCGCGGGTGCCGAGGTTGATGGCCTCCATGATCTCGACCTCGGCTTCGCGGGCCCAGTCGACGAACTCGTGCAGCCCGAACGCGTTGGTCTCGATCGTGTGCCACGCGCCGTCCATGCGCACCGGGCGCTCGGACACCGGCCCGACGCCGTCCTCCCAGTTGTACCCCGAGACGAAGTTGCCGCCCGGGTAGCGGACCACGGTCGGCCCCATCTCGCGCACCAGGGCGAGGACGTCACGGCGGAAGCCGCGTTCGTCCGCCTGCGGGTGCCCCGGCTCATAGATGCCGGTGTACACGCAGCGCCCCATGTGCTCCACGAACGATCCGAAGAGCCTGCGGGGCACGTCGGCGATCGTGAAGTCGCGGTCGATGGTGATGCGGGCCTGGGACATTGCTCTCCTCGTTGGTCTCTGAGCGGGGATCACTGACCGCCGAAGCCGCTGGTCGCGACGCCCTTGACGATCTGCTTCTGGAAGATGATGAACACGATGATCAGCGGAAGCGCCGCGAGCACCGCCTGCGCCATGACCTGTGCGTACTGGACGCCGTAGGCGCTGATCACGGTCTGAAGACCCACCGGGAGCGTCATCAGGGTCGTGTCGTTGACGACGAGGAACGGCCAGAGGAAGTTGTTCCAGGCGCCGATGAACACGAAGATGGCGACGGATGCCAGGATCGGCCGGGACAGCGGCAGCACGATGGACCAGAAGATCCGCAGCCGGCTCGCGCCGTCCACGCGTGCGGCGTCCTCGAGCTCGATCGGGATGGCGTCGAAGAACCGCTTCAGGATGAACACCATCG
This window contains:
- a CDS encoding glycoside hydrolase family 2 TIM barrel-domain containing protein yields the protein MSGASALRVDRWRFALADHREAWAKGFDDSEWREVVVPHDWSVEQDFAVEHASGTGYLPGGIGWYRAHVPLSTLDRAPDSVLRLSFAGVYKNADVWVNGYHLGGRPNGHVPFFFDLTEIASYAPDDDLVISVRVDRTEIADSRWYNGSGITRAVVLEAHGPVRIVPQSTAFTTADVDGETAGIRIAQTVRNDLGRSADVGVRHELRSLSSGRVHVFESDLEVPAGASAGLVVDGRVPDVELWSDVDPSLYRLTTTVNWRSSDGSGHSESSEIVGIRSIVFDPQRGMLVNGEPRTLKGVCLHEDAGCLGVAVPAQVWLRRLLALKDMGCNAVRMAHNPHDPVLYALCDALGFYVIDEAFDEWENPKNKWWQGHNVYPPKHEGYATHFPLWHERDLRDMIAAHRNHASIIAWSTGNEIDYPNDPYASELFEEMTGNNDANKPAQERVYDPSRPDARRLTTIARRLGEIVRDADPSRPVTLAAAFPELSGRTGLLDDLDVVGYNYKEHLYTDDHERFPDKPLLGSENGHGYAQWRAVVDNEFVAGQFLWTGIDYLGEAHGWPIHGSGAGLLTLAGFPKHEWHLRRSWWSDEPTARLVVRAHGTDAGRRTFWEHPVSRRWASDGGDIEVLAFAAGGDPCLVVDGAEVALAFDDDGGYWRAVVPASAASLRLEVTHDGRAAAVDELRPAGSPARLDAAAWRAPDEAARRCRAAGIDIDDVVQIECALRGVDGELAEGEAMVSAAVLDGALLGLENGDLADVTSYRDAERRTRDGRLIVYVRPGDQTGVRLSATGVEAVTVQL
- a CDS encoding ROK family transcriptional regulator produces the protein MPRRTSRDIRSDSMVDVLHAVLSAGETTRNEIARKTGLSAATVVTIAGELVDQGIIVGTKTTAGQVGRPTAMLAMNADRGRVVGLDVAETYVRGVLFDAALNPLAQIERAHDERLLEPDSIVEAIGLVLDDLLAREGVSREQVLGVGISLPGLIQEPTGIAVVVPNWEWRSVELEHLRERVGLPLVIDNPLKAMVAAELWLGRGRSASSMATVNLGTGVGAGIVLEGRVLRGSTNSAGEWGHSLLQLDGRLCRCGRRGCVEAYVGVPGIQQTLREIASEHPLADVDLQRDFIMELAEAAAEPEQDAAARETVARTAYYLGSALADLVAIVNPEVITLTGWTTWALGDLLLPDAAERMREQSPGRAGTALALEVSTVRGNPVASGIAMIALERSLVDAGLLTSRIPVAL
- a CDS encoding alpha-N-arabinofuranosidase; this encodes MSQARITIDRDFTIADVPRRLFGSFVEHMGRCVYTGIYEPGHPQADERGFRRDVLALVREMGPTVVRYPGGNFVSGYNWEDGVGPVSERPVRMDGAWHTIETNAFGLHEFVDWAREAEVEIMEAINLGTRGVDEARALVEYANHPGGTYWSDLRRRNGAADPFDIKLWCLGNELDGPWQIGHKTASEYGRLAQETAKAMKLVDDSIELVAVGSSNRQMPTFGSWEHTVLTHAYDEVDYISMHAYYQEHDGDAESFLAEAVEMDAFIDGVVATIDAVKAAGKHTKQVDISFDEWNVWYQRGLDTEDQPHQVSKSWRTHPRLIEDTYSVTDAVVVGTFLNSLLRHGDRVRIANQAQLVNVIAPIRSEEGGAAWRQTSFWPFERMARLAKGRILRLAVNASQISTKRYGDVDAVDAAATYDEETGRVVVFVANRSLETSNDLTLDLRGFGDLRIASAETLTIPEGGDRHTANLETAPDRVGMVPLAGAEVVDGAVRATLPPLSWSVIELA